In a genomic window of Glycine max cultivar Williams 82 chromosome 13, Glycine_max_v4.0, whole genome shotgun sequence:
- the LOC112998709 gene encoding uncharacterized protein, producing the protein MIVAEYAAKFEELVRYFPHYQGRDGGSSKCVKFLNGLRPEVKQVVNYQGVFQFPLLVNMCRILDEDSPNRMTYYRSIGPMKNKKNGPQHWGKPYSTPHKQYRNCPNNQRIVAMGFAGGCGSKPNTFHSQITCYKCGKLGHISLYYADKGMTYFNCRKNGHIQRDCPYPKKEQNGGGLNDQTGHSKAKGRVFTLKGVEASKSKDLIQGKLKLSVSSLNKDLVIETPTSGFVITSNVCLNCPMEISGRTFLIDLICLPLSQIDVILGMDWLSSNHVLLNYFDKTVVFDDSGVSKDIMFISANQVMTSLKENAQVYMILCNLEIEMKASICDLPVVREFPKVFPKDISSLPLEREKEFSIDLVPGVGPISIAPYRMSPIELAELKK; encoded by the exons ATGATTGTGGCTGAATATGCAGCCAAGTTTGAGGAGCTGGTGAGGTACTTTCCCCATTATCAAGGGAGAGATGGTGGAAGTTCCAAATGTGTGAAGTTTCTGAATGGCTTGCGACCTGAAGTGAAGCAAGTTGTGAATTACCAAGGTGTTTTTCAGTTCCCACTCTTGGTTAACATGTGTCGGATTTTGGATGAAGACTCCCCAAACAGGATGACCTATTATAGGAGTATCGGCCcaatgaagaacaaaaagaatggaCCTCAACATTGGGGAAAACCGTACTCGACCCCTCATAAGCAATATCGTAATTGCCCCAACAATCAGAGGATTGTTGCTATGGGGTTTGCGGGTGGTTGTGGTAGCAAACCCAATACTTTCCACAGTCAAATCACTTGTTACAAATGTGGTAAGCTAGGGCACATCTCCTTATATTATGCTGATAAAGGCATGACTTATTTTAATTGTAGAAAAAATGGGCATATTCAGAGAGATTGTCCATATCCCAAGAAGGAGCAAAATGGTGGGGGCCTGAATGACCAAACTGGGCATTCGAAGGCCAAAGGAAGAGTCTTTACCCTTAAGGGTGTCGAAGCTTCGAAATCCAAAGATCTAATCCAAG GGAAACTTAAGCTTTCTGtgtcttctttaaataaagatcTGGTGATAGAGACCCCAACAAGTGGTTTTGTGATAACCTCtaatgtgtgtttgaattgtcCTATGGAAATTTCTGGTAGAACATTCTTGATTGATCtgatttgtttgcctttgagccaAATTGATGTCATTCTAggtatggactggttatcttccaaccatgtcttgttAAACTATTTTGATAAAACTGTGGTGTTTGATGATTCTGGAGTTAGTAAGGATATAATGTTtatctctgccaaccaagttatgacatctttaaaagaaaatgctCAAGTGTACATGATCTTGTGTAACCTGGAAATAGAGATGAAGGCTTCCATTTGTGACCTCCCTGTTGTCAGAGAGTTTCCTAAAGTGTTCCCTAAGGATATATCCAGTCTACCActcgagagagagaaagagttttcCATAGACTTAGTACCTGGTGTtggacccatatccatagccccttataggatgtctcctATAGAGTTAGCTGAGCTTAAGAAATAG